A portion of the Candidatus Acidiferrales bacterium genome contains these proteins:
- a CDS encoding HEAT repeat domain-containing protein, translated as MAKPDSATSPESKPPQSGAAPRPGRRRPSLLLLVITLLFVLIPFLFWRGTWYGRPLGDKKIEQYLADEAKPRHIQHALAQIAEGMVRGGRRQGEVKQWYPRVVATAQHKMTEIRVTAAWVMGQDNTSEEFHQALLRLLQDPEPLVRRNAALSLVRFGDVSGRAELVMMLRPYTVRSPRDGTLSTRLKEEDAVNPGTLLARLDAGKGQAFDIRSPLPGRVQSRLKKEGARVAAGDEVVLLSPGPDQVWEALRALYLVGRPEDLPDVERFAQPASAGADMPDKILEQAALTAKAIRNRL; from the coding sequence TTGGCCAAGCCCGACTCTGCCACCAGTCCTGAATCCAAACCCCCGCAGTCTGGTGCTGCACCGCGCCCTGGCCGCCGACGACCCAGCCTGCTCCTCCTTGTCATCACTCTGCTTTTCGTTCTCATCCCTTTTCTTTTCTGGCGGGGGACATGGTATGGCAGGCCTCTCGGCGACAAAAAGATCGAGCAGTATCTTGCCGACGAAGCGAAGCCCCGCCACATCCAGCACGCCCTGGCGCAGATTGCCGAGGGCATGGTGCGCGGCGGTCGCCGCCAGGGCGAAGTAAAACAGTGGTATCCGCGAGTGGTCGCAACCGCCCAGCACAAGATGACGGAAATTCGCGTCACCGCCGCATGGGTCATGGGACAGGACAACACCTCAGAAGAATTTCACCAGGCGCTCCTCCGCCTTCTTCAGGATCCCGAGCCGCTGGTGCGCCGGAATGCGGCTCTCTCGCTGGTGCGTTTCGGGGATGTGAGCGGGCGGGCTGAACTGGTGATGATGCTCCGGCCATATACTGTCCGCAGCCCGCGCGATGGCACTTTGTCCACTCGCCTGAAGGAAGAGGACGCGGTGAACCCCGGGACTCTTCTGGCTCGGCTGGACGCGGGCAAAGGCCAAGCGTTCGACATACGGTCGCCTTTGCCGGGTCGGGTTCAAAGCAGGCTCAAAAAAGAAGGGGCGAGGGTAGCGGCGGGCGATGAGGTCGTGCTTCTTTCCCCCGGGCCCGATCAGGTATGGGAGGCCCTGCGGGCGCTTTATCTGGTGGGACGGCCGGAAGACTTGCCCGACGTGGAACGTTTTGCCCAACCGGCCTCGGCTGGCGCCGACATGCCCGACAAGATTCTTGAGCAGGCAGCTCTTACCGCCAAAGCCATACGGAACCGTCTTTAA
- the bfr gene encoding bacterioferritin, translating to MKGKPEVLAALSEMLKEELGALNQYMLHAEMCDNWGYKRLGSNTKKQAIGEMKHAEKLMERILFLEGMPKMEEMAKLNIGKDVKQQLENDLALERAAVRDYNQAIETCRKAGDNASADFLKEILKDEEGHVDFLEQQVGLIEQLGLQNYLSQQLEE from the coding sequence ATGAAGGGCAAACCGGAAGTTCTTGCGGCCTTATCCGAAATGCTGAAGGAAGAACTGGGCGCGCTCAACCAGTACATGCTTCACGCCGAAATGTGCGACAACTGGGGCTACAAGCGCCTGGGCAGCAACACCAAAAAGCAGGCCATCGGCGAAATGAAGCACGCCGAAAAGTTGATGGAACGCATCCTCTTCCTTGAGGGGATGCCGAAGATGGAGGAGATGGCAAAACTCAACATCGGCAAAGACGTCAAGCAGCAGCTTGAAAACGACCTCGCGCTCGAGCGCGCCGCTGTGCGTGATTACAATCAGGCCATCGAGACCTGCCGCAAGGCGGGCGACAACGCCTCGGCCGACTTCCTCAAGGAAATCCTGAAGGATGAAGAAGGGCACGTCGATTTCCTCGAGCAGCAAGTCGGCCTCATCGAGCAGCTCGGCCTGCAAAACTATCTCAGCCAGCAGTTGGAAGAATAA